The genomic stretch CTTCCACATTTCCTTTCGGAAGAGAAACATCATCTGGGAGACTGACATCATCTTTAGACTCTTTTGAACTTtgctttgaaaatgaaaatttggGTAATGAAAATCTTGGCTTTTTCAATTTGGCATCAAGGTCTGTAGTGGGTGCCCCCTCTATTGAAGTACCTGAGGATTCTTTGGTATCAATATCTGGAAGTTGTATGTCTGTTTTGGCCTCTAATGATGCAATGTCTACTTTTGGGACATCAAGGTTGACATCAGCCTCAGGGGCTTTAAcgtttgtttttgaaaatgaaaatcttggCAATGTCCAGCTTGTCTTTCTCAACTTGCCATCACCCTCTATCATTGGTGCCTGTGAGACTGAAATTGAACCATCAGACTCTTTGGGTAATGTGAATGTTGGCATTTTTAATTTGGATGGTGATCCTTCAACATTACTTGTCTGAACATCACTTCCAGGAGCTTTGATTTCTACTTTGGCAGAAGATTCTTTTAGTTCAACATGAGGGAGTTTGATTCCAGCTTTGGCTTCTGGTAGAGTCACATCTACATCTATCTTTGATAAGTCTAAATCAATGTCAGGCCGTTTGATTTGAGGCCCAGAAAAACCAAGACTTGGCAGTTTAAACATGCTTCCTTTTCCTTCATGTTCAGTTCCTGTAGTTTTAATATCTATTGATGGGCCTTCAGTGCCAATGCTGGGTGCTGCAATGTCAACTGCAAGAACCTCTTCAGGAATTTTAATGTCATCTCCATCAATTTTGacgtctctgtctctgtcgGGCACCTCTACAGTGGCACTTGGAGTACCAACTCCAAATTTTGGTAATTTGAATGTCggcattttcaattttgatgGTGATCCTTCTGAACCCTTTGTTGCAATCTTTATCTCAGGAGCTTTAATTTCCACTTCAGACTCTTTGACTGCAACATTGGGAAGTTCAATTTTAGCTTTAGCTTCTGGTAATGGGATATCTACATCTTTCTTTGATAAGCTCAAATCGATTTCTGGCCCTTTTACCTTGGACATTGAGATGCCAAactttggcattttaaacttgcTTCCTGATCCTTCAAATTGACTTCCTTTAGCTTTCACATCTACAGATAGGCCTTCAGTGTCAATGCTGGGTGCAGTGACATCCACTGTAGCTCCATCAATTTTAATATCTTTGTCCACATCAGGTACTTCCACACTGACCTTTGGAGTAGCAGCTCCAAATTTGGGTAATGTGAATGTTGGCATTTTAAGTTTTGACGGTGATCCTTCAGTATTACCTGTATGAGCTTCCATCTCAGGAGCTTTAATTTGCACTGcaggttgttttattttgacatctgAAAGTTGAACTTCAGCTTTGGCTTCTGGGAGTGTAACATCCACATCTTTCTTTGATAAGCTCAAATCAATTTCAGGCCCTTTAATCTTTGGCATTGAGATGCCAAACTTTGGCATTTTAAACCTACTTCCTTGCCCATCAACTTCTGCTTCATACTCTGGTAGTTTCATATCCACTTCCCCTCCTTTCACTTCCACCTCTCCTTCTGGAATTGCAACATTTGCATCCTGAAGACTGGCATCAACTTCTGGGGCCTTAACActtgtttttgaaaaagaaaatctgggcAGTGAAAACCTTGGTTTTTTCAGTTTGGCATCTACCTCAATATCTGGTTGTTGCTCTATCACAGCACTGCCTGAAGGCTTTTTGACTTCAACCTCTGGCAGATGGACCTCTGCTTTAACTTCTGGTACATCAACATCTGTGTGTGGCACAGATATGTGCATGTCAGCTCCATCAATTTGGATTTCCGTGTCTATATCAGGTAGTTCAGTGCTGACATTTGGAGTTGCAGCTCCAAATTTTGGGAATTTGAATGTTGGCAATTGAAATTTTGATGGTGATCCTTTTACACTGCTTAATTGAGCTTCAATCTCAGGAGCTTTAATTTCCACTTTAGCAGAAGGTTCTTTGAGTTCAACATCGGGGAGATTGACTTCAGCTTTGGCGTCTGGTAGTGTGAAGTCTACATCTTTCTTTGATAAGCTGAAATCAATTTCAGGTCCTTTCACTTTTGGCATTGAGATTCCAAACTTTGGCATTTTGAACTTGCCTCCTTGCCCATCAATTTCTGCTTCACACTCTGATGGTTTCATATCCACAGCAATTTTAGAAGCTTCTGGGAGTTCAACATCATCTTTAGCCTCTGGTAGTGTTACATCTACATCTTTCTTGGGGAAGCTTAAATCAATTTCAggtccttttacttttggcattttgattccaaactttggcaTTTGAAACTTGCCTCTGTGTCCTTCAAGTTCAACATCAGTGTGCAGAGGTTTGATTTTCACTTCAGGTTTTTTAACCTCCACCCTTTCCTCTGGAATCAAAACCTCTGCTTTTCCAAGACTGGCATCAATTTTAGGGGTCTCTGGGAGTTTGAGCTCAGTTTTAGTCTCTGGTAGTGTGATATCTGTGTCTTTCTTTGATAAACTTACATCTACATCAGGCCCTTTTACTTTAGGCATAGAGAAACTGAAATTTGGCATTTTGAATTTTGAAGGTGATCCTTCTGTATCTTTAGCTAAAACCTCAATCACAGGCGCTTTCATTTCTACTTCGGCAGAAGGTTGTTTTAGTTCAACATCAGGGAAGTTGACATCTGCTTTTGCTTCTGGTATTCTGACATCTATATCTTTCTTTGATAAGCCAAGATGAAATTCAGGTCCTTTTACCTTTGGCATGGACATTCCAAACTTTGGCATTTTGAACTCGCTTCCTTGTCCTTTAACTTCTGTCTGCAAAGGTTTAACGTCCAGCTCAGCTTCTTCAGCTTTGGCCTTAGCCTCTGGAATCAAAACATTCACTTCCACCTTTCCCTCTGGAATTGCAACTTTTGCATCTTGAAGACTGGCATCAACTTCTGGGGACTTAACACTtggttttgaaaaagaaaatctgggcagtgaaaaccttgtttttttcagtttggcATCAACCTCAACACCTTGCTGTTGCTTTGTTACAACACTGCCTGATGGCTTTTTGACTTCAACCTCTGGAAGATGGACCTCAGCTTTAACTTCTGGAACATCAACATCTGTGTGTGGCACAGATATGTGCATGTCAGCTCCATCAGTTTTGATTTCTGTGTCTATATCAGGTAGTTCAGTGGTGACATTTGGAGTTGCAGCTCCAAATTTAGGAAATTTGAATGTTGGCAATTGAAATTTTGATGGTGATCCTTTTACACTGCTTAATTGAGCTTCAATCTCAGGAGCTTTAATTTCCACTTTAGCAGAAGGTTCTTTGAGTTCAACATCGGGGAGATTGACTTCAGCTTTGGCGTCTGGTAGTGTGAAGTCTACATCTTTCTTTGATAAGCTGAAATCAATTTCAGGTCCTTTCACTTTTGGCATTGAGATTCCAAACTTTGGCATTTTGAACTTGCCTCCTTGCCCATCAATTTCTGCTTCACACTCTGATGGTTTCATATCCACAGCAATTTTAGAAGCTTCTGGGAGTTCAACATCATCTTTAGCCTCTGGTAGTGTTACATCTACATCTTTCTTGGGGAAGCTTAAATCAATTTCAggtccttttacttttggcattttgattccaaactttggcaTTTGAAACTTGCCTCTGTGTCCTTCAAGTTCAACGTCAGTGTGCAGAGGTTTGATTTTCACTTCAGGTTTTTTAACCTCCACCCTTTCCTCTGGAATCAAAACCTCTGCTTTTCCAAGACTGGCATCAATTTTAGGGGTCTCTGGGAGTTTGAGCTCAGTTTTAGTCTCTGTTAGTGTGATATCTGTGTCTTTCTTTGATAAACTTACATCTACATCAGGCCCTTTTACTTTAGGCATAGAGAAACTGAAATTTGGCATTTTGAATTTTGAAGGTGATCCTTCTGTATCTTTAGCTAAAACCTCAATCACAGGAGCTTTCATTTCTACTTCGGCAGAAGGTTGTTTTAGTTCAACATCAGGGAAGTTGACATCTGCTTTTGCTTCTGGTATTCTGACATCTATATCTTTCTTTGATAAGCCAAGATGAAATTCAGGTCCTTTTACCTTTGGCATGGACATTCCAAACTTTGGCATTTTGAACTCGCTTCCTTGTCCTTTAACTTCGGTCTGCAAAGGTTTAACGTCCAGCTCAGCTTCTTCAACTTTGGCCTTAGCCTCTGGAATCAAAACATTCACTTCCATCTTTCCCTCTGGAATTGCAACTTTTGCATCTTGAAGACTGGCATCAACTTCTGGGGACTTAACACTtggttttgaaaaagaaaatctgggcagtgaaaaccttgtttttttcagtttggcATCAACCTCAACACCTTGCTGTTGCTCTGTTACAACACTGCCTGATGGCGTTTTGACTTCAACCTCTGGCAGATGGACCTCAGCTTTAACTTTTGGTACATCAACATCTGTGTGTGGCACAGATATGTGCATGTCAGCTCCATCAGTTTTGATTTCTGTGTCTATATCATGTAGTTCAGTGCTGACATTTGGAGTTGCAGCTCCAAATTTAGGAAATTTGAATGTTGGCAATTGAAATTTTGATGGTGATCCTTTTACACTGCTTAATTGAGCTTCAGTATCAGGAGCTTTAATTTCCACTTTAGCAGAAGATTCTTTGAGTTCAACATCGGGGAGATTGACTTCAGCTTTGGCGTCTGGTAGTGTGAAGTCTACATCTTTCTTTGATAAGCTGAAATCAATTTCAGGTCCTTTCACTTTTGGCATTGAGATTCCAAACTTTGGCATTTTGAACTTGCCTCCTTGCCCATCAATTTCTGCTTCATACTCTGGTAATTTCATATCCACAGCAATTTTAGAAGCTTCTGGGAGTTCAACATCAGCTTTAGCCTCTGGTAGTGTTACATCTACATCTTTCTTGGGGAAGCTTAAATCAATTTCAggtccttttacttttggcattttgattccaaactttggcaTTTGAAACTTGCCTCTGTGTCCTTCAAGTTCAACGTCAGTGTGCAGAGGTTTGATTTTCACTTCAGGTTTTTTAACCTCCACCCTTTCCTCTGGAATGAAAACCTCTGCTTTTCCAAGACTGGCATCAATTTTAGGGGTCTCTGGGAGTTTGAGCTCAGTTTTAGTCTCTGGTAGTGTGATATCTGTGTCTTTCTTTGATAAACTTACATCTATATCAGGCCCTTTTACTTTAGGCATAGAGAAACTGAAATTTGGCATTTTGAATTTTGAAGGTGATCCTTCTGTATCTTTAGCTAAAACCTCAATCACAGGAGCTTTCATTTCTACTTCGGCAGAAGGTTGTTTTAGTTCAACATCAGGGAAGTTGACATCTGCTTTTGCTTCTGGTATTCTGACATCTATATCTTTCTTTGATAAGCCAAGATGAAATTCAGGTCCTTTTACCTTTGGCATGGACATTCCAAACTTTGGCATTTTGAACTCGCTTCCTTGTCCTTTAACTTCTCTCTGCAAAGGTTTAACGTCCAGCTCAGCTTTTTCAACTTTGGCCTTAGCCTCTGGAATCAAAACATTCACTTCCACCTTTCCCTCTGGAATTGCAACTTTTGCATCTTGAAGACTGGCATCAACTTCTGGGGACTTAACACTtggttttgaaaaagaaaatctgggcagtgaaaaccttgtttttttcagtttggcATCAACCTCAACACCTTGCTGTTGCTCTGTTACAACACTGCCTGATGGCTTTTTGACTTCAACCTCTGGCAGATGGACCTCTGCTTTAACTTCTGGTACATCAACATCTGTGTGTGGCACAGATATGTGCATGTCAGCTCCATCAGTTTTGATCTCTGTGTCTATATCAGGTAGTTTAGCGCTGACATTTGGAGTGGTAACTCCAAATTTTGGGAATTTGAATGTTGGCAATTGAAATTTTGATGGTGATCCTTTCACACTGCTTAATTGAGTTTCAATCTCTGGAGCCTTAATTTCCACTTTAGCAGAAGGTTCTTTGAGTTCAACATCTGGGAGATTGACTTCAGCTTTGGCGTCTGGTAGTGTGAAGTCTACATCTTTCTTTGATAAGCTGAAATCAATTTCAGGTCCTTTCACTTTTGGCATTGAGATTCCAAACTTTGGTATTTTGAACTTGCCTCCTTGCCCATCAATTTCTGCTTCATACTCTGGTGATTTCATATCCACAGCAATTTTAGAAGCTTCTGGGAGTTCAACATCAGCTTTAGCCTCTGGTAGTGTTACATCTACATCTTTCTTGGGGAAGCTTAAATCAATTTCAggtccttttacttttggcattgtgattccaaactttggcaTTTGGAACTTGCCTCCATGTCCTTCAATGTCAATGCCAGTTTGCAAAGGTTTGATTTTCACTTCAGGTTTTTTATCCTCCATTTTTGCCTCTGTAATCAAAACCTCTGCTTTTCCAAGACTGACATCGATTTTAGGGGCTTCTGGGAGTTTGATCTCAGCTTTAGTCCCTGGTAATGTGATATCTGTGTCTTTCTTTGATAAGCTTACATCTACATCAGGCCCTTTTACTTTAGGCATAGAGAAACTGAAATTTGGCATTTTGAATTTTGAAGGTGATCCTTCTGTATCTTTAGCTAAAACCTCAATCACAGGAGCTTTCATTTCTACCTTGGCAGAAGGTTGTTTTAGTTCAACATCAGGGAAGTTGACATCTGCTTTTGCTTCTGGTATTCTGACATCTATATCTTTCTTTGATAAGCCAAGATGAAATTCAGGTCCTTTTACCTTTGGCATGGACATTCCAAACTTTGGCATTTTGAACTCGCTTCCTTGTCCTTTAACTTCTGTCTGCAAAGGTTTAACGTCCAGCTCAGCTTCTTCAACTTTGGCCTTAGCCTCTGGAATCAAAACTTCTGCTTTTCCAAGACTGACATCAATTTTAGGGGCATCTGGGTGTTTGACCTCAACCTTTGTCTCTGGTAGTGGGATATCAATATCTCTCTTTGTTAAGCTCAAGTCAAATTCTGGCTCTTTTAATTTTGGCATtttgattccaaactttggcaTTTTGAACTTTTCTCCCTTTCCATCAAGCTCACCTTTAGTCTGCATGAACTGCATTTCCACTTCAGGTTTTTTAACCTCCATCTTAGCCTCTGGAATTGAAACATCCACTTTTCCAAGATCAACCTCTGGAAGTTTGACATCAGGTTTTGTCTCTGGTAATTTGACATCTACGTCTTTGTTTGAAAGGCTAACATCCATTTTAGGTCCCTTCACTTTTGGCATGGAGAAACTAAGATGTGGCATTTTAAAGCTTCCTTTCCCATCCTCTTCAATTTCTGTAGTTTTCCTATCTGTTGATAGGCCCTCAATGTCAATGCTGGGTGCTTCAGTGTGAACGTCAGGGAATTTGACATCAGCTTTGGCTGCTGGTAAAGTCCCATCTACATCTTTCTTTGATAGGCTTAAATCAATGTCAGGCCGTTTGATTTGAGGTCCAGAAAAACCGAGACTTGGCAGTTTGAACTTGCTTCCCTTTCCTTCATGTTCAGTTCCTGTAGTTTTAATATCTATTGATGGGCCTTCAATGTCAATGCTGGGTGCTGCAATGTCAACTGCAAGAGCGTCTGAAGGAATTTTAATATCAGCTCCGTCGGTTTTGACATCTTTGTCCATATCAGATACTTCTACAGAAATGTCTGGAGTACCAACTCCAAATTTAGATAGTTTGAATGTCGGCATCTTAAATTTCAATGGTGATCCTTCTGTATCTTTTTCTGTAACTTTTATTTCAGGAGCTTTAATTTCCACTTCAGCAGAGGGTTCGTTTAGTTCAACTTCAGGGACTTTTACTTCAGCTTTGGCTTCTGGTAGTGTCACATCTACATCTTTCTTTGATAAGCTAAAGTGAATTTCAGGTCCTTTTATCTTTGGCATtgtgattccaaactttggcaTTTGAAATGTGTCTCCTTGTCCTTCCAATTCAACATCAGTCTGCAAAGGTTTGATTTTCACTTCAGGTTTTTTAACTTCCATCTTTGCCTCTTGAAACAAAACTTCTGCTTTTCCAAGACTGGCATCAATTTTAggggtttctgggagtttgacTTCAGCACCGGCCTCTGGTAGTGTGACATCTACATCTTTCTTTGATGAACTTATATTAAGTTGAGGTCCTTTGACTTTAGGCATAGAGAATCCGAGATGTGGCATTTTAAACTTGCTTCCTTTCCCCTCATGATCAGTTCCTATAGCCTTCATATCAATTGAAGGACCCTTAACGTCAATGCTGGGTGCT from Perca fluviatilis chromosome 20, GENO_Pfluv_1.0, whole genome shotgun sequence encodes the following:
- the LOC120549533 gene encoding neuroblast differentiation-associated protein AHNAK-like isoform X2, which encodes MFEKRSTPKMSKLKEFHSPESGLIVKTAKDGCAEGLVYGGGGKEGIFIKEVVPESPASKSLKLKEGDQILSATVYFDNVSYEDAIQILEHAQAYRVKLCLKRKPDITDTETAIESDVIPEEDVYAPEMREQGKTKRRGDARFSWPKFPSFGKGKKSRFTRSHSTSEADEQRKLELSPTTSDTESPIKSQDALKGKKKHKIKLSVLTKRGRISSSEDQDTDAPTSAQMVSPECLESPSGETPQIYATEDLKVVEDLRREQNYQKLTDPQTVQHKVELITIDSTLKTEDLTVALAGQGSPSGIKSPDGKKKKKERSELKMKILGKDKSHKKDAKAKSSPKRLKTLGASIEIADQPGNEKSDAIPSFKSQTKLQGDQLALNANTQIISSESSRVISAKSGTTQMEMSIPKVELEISDVELIRQSPQKGEEKTKKGKDVKQKPETKTGPTFKLPKIGFSDIATEETIPKMNVNFEECTPKIEQFTTEGTEVKEDPYERLSKSSLSKTELPKREDIVIPGMEDMSRRTTAKGIKEPKAVFTGHYEDIQAETVQLPFDVDSVKEAVSKLPGFKLPKVDTSGVPIPEEITVIDANAQRISVKTPTKTKHDAHFSKFDITASPEISKTTVKLPKITSADLTSEELLMERKVDFKKTEKEYKTEPKQSDKEHFIIPGKESVQVAAIFQTQETQGTEGIKSEYESAATLKSKKAKITMTSFGIAKPDITIPDIGIALPKQKQKGDNVKGERTIFLEDEDMSNTETRNKIGEVMSEVKIPEIESIEYIDSVDGSPDKKDGGVGLTGFGINLAASPKSDISFPEIRGEVKGVEYKEHTFKLPEFGAVTENISINVPDAEKDKKIDGADIRTLEREGKSGKFKMPNLSISMPKVKGPEIDLSLSEKDVDLTLPEEKAEVDLPDIPEVEVTLGNVDVSIPKKMMEVKKPELDVKPWQTEGELEGRGSKFKEPKFGIKMPKLKGPEFDLSLSKKDVDVRLPEVKSEVKLPETPKIDARLGKAEVLIPEAKVEVKKPEVEIKPLHTDVELEGQGGKFQMPKFGITMPKVKGPEIDLSLSKKGVGVTLPEAKAEVKLPEAPEIDATLGKINVSIPKQKMEVEKPELEIKPLRTGGELDGQGGKLKMPKLGVKMPKIKAPEFDLSLSKKDVDVLLPEAKAEVKPPDVEHTEHGIKVDVKAPEIAVYQQDVEGSSSKCKMPTFKLPAFGVGTPNVSVEAHDMDKDIKADINKHVVNIEAPSIDVKGPSIDMKAIGTDHEGKGSKFKMPHLGFSMPKVKGPQLNISSSKKDVDVTLPEAGAEVKLPETPKIDASLGKAEVLFQEAKMEVKKPEVKIKPLQTDVELEGQGDTFQMPKFGITMPKIKGPEIHFSLSKKDVDVTLPEAKAEVKVPEVELNEPSAEVEIKAPEIKVTEKDTEGSPLKFKMPTFKLSKFGVGTPDISVEVSDMDKDVKTDGADIKIPSDALAVDIAAPSIDIEGPSIDIKTTGTEHEGKGSKFKLPSLGFSGPQIKRPDIDLSLSKKDVDGTLPAAKADVKFPDVHTEAPSIDIEGLSTDRKTTEIEEDGKGSFKMPHLSFSMPKVKGPKMDVSLSNKDVDVKLPETKPDVKLPEVDLGKVDVSIPEAKMEVKKPEVEMQFMQTKGELDGKGEKFKMPKFGIKMPKLKEPEFDLSLTKRDIDIPLPETKVEVKHPDAPKIDVSLGKAEVLIPEAKAKVEEAELDVKPLQTEVKGQGSEFKMPKFGMSMPKVKGPEFHLGLSKKDIDVRIPEAKADVNFPDVELKQPSAKVEMKAPVIEVLAKDTEGSPSKFKMPNFSFSMPKVKGPDVDVSLSKKDTDITLPGTKAEIKLPEAPKIDVSLGKAEVLITEAKMEDKKPEVKIKPLQTGIDIEGHGGKFQMPKFGITMPKVKGPEIDLSFPKKDVDVTLPEAKADVELPEASKIAVDMKSPEYEAEIDGQGGKFKIPKFGISMPKVKGPEIDFSLSKKDVDFTLPDAKAEVNLPDVELKEPSAKVEIKAPEIETQLSSVKGSPSKFQLPTFKFPKFGVTTPNVSAKLPDIDTEIKTDGADMHISVPHTDVDVPEVKAEVHLPEVEVKKPSGSVVTEQQQGVEVDAKLKKTRFSLPRFSFSKPSVKSPEVDASLQDAKVAIPEGKVEVNVLIPEAKAKVEKAELDVKPLQREVKGQGSEFKMPKFGMSMPKVKGPEFHLGLSKKDIDVRIPEAKADVNFPDVELKQPSAEVEMKAPVIEVLAKDTEGSPSKFKMPNFSFSMPKVKGPDIDVSLSKKDTDITLPETKTELKLPETPKIDASLGKAEVFIPEERVEVKKPEVKIKPLHTDVELEGHRGKFQMPKFGIKMPKVKGPEIDLSFPKKDVDVTLPEAKADVELPEASKIAVDMKLPEYEAEIDGQGGKFKMPKFGISMPKVKGPEIDFSLSKKDVDFTLPDAKAEVNLPDVELKESSAKVEIKAPDTEAQLSSVKGSPSKFQLPTFKFPKFGAATPNVSTELHDIDTEIKTDGADMHISVPHTDVDVPKVKAEVHLPEVEVKTPSGSVVTEQQQGVEVDAKLKKTRFSLPRFSFSKPSVKSPEVDASLQDAKVAIPEGKMEVNVLIPEAKAKVEEAELDVKPLQTEVKGQGSEFKMPKFGMSMPKVKGPEFHLGLSKKDIDVRIPEAKADVNFPDVELKQPSAEVEMKAPVIEVLAKDTEGSPSKFKMPNFSFSMPKVKGPDVDVSLSKKDTDITLTETKTELKLPETPKIDASLGKAEVLIPEERVEVKKPEVKIKPLHTDVELEGHRGKFQMPKFGIKMPKVKGPEIDLSFPKKDVDVTLPEAKDDVELPEASKIAVDMKPSECEAEIDGQGGKFKMPKFGISMPKVKGPEIDFSLSKKDVDFTLPDAKAEVNLPDVELKEPSAKVEIKAPEIEAQLSSVKGSPSKFQLPTFKFPKFGAATPNVTTELPDIDTEIKTDGADMHISVPHTDVDVPEVKAEVHLPEVEVKKPSGSVVTKQQQGVEVDAKLKKTRFSLPRFSFSKPSVKSPEVDASLQDAKVAIPEGKVEVNVLIPEAKAKAEEAELDVKPLQTEVKGQGSEFKMPKFGMSMPKVKGPEFHLGLSKKDIDVRIPEAKADVNFPDVELKQPSAEVEMKAPVIEVLAKDTEGSPSKFKMPNFSFSMPKVKGPDVDVSLSKKDTDITLPETKTELKLPETPKIDASLGKAEVLIPEERVEVKKPEVKIKPLHTDVELEGHRGKFQMPKFGIKMPKVKGPEIDLSFPKKDVDVTLPEAKDDVELPEASKIAVDMKPSECEAEIDGQGGKFKMPKFGISMPKVKGPEIDFSLSKKDVDFTLPDAKAEVNLPDVELKEPSAKVEIKAPEIEAQLSSVKGSPSKFQLPTFKFPKFGAATPNVSTELPDIDTEIQIDGADMHISVPHTDVDVPEVKAEVHLPEVEVKKPSGSAVIEQQPDIEVDAKLKKPRFSLPRFSFSKTSVKAPEVDASLQDANVAIPEGEVEVKGGEVDMKLPEYEAEVDGQGSRFKMPKFGISMPKIKGPEIDLSLSKKDVDVTLPEAKAEVQLSDVKIKQPAVQIKAPEMEAHTGNTEGSPSKLKMPTFTLPKFGAATPKVSVEVPDVDKDIKIDGATVDVTAPSIDTEGLSVDVKAKGSQFEGSGSKFKMPKFGISMSKVKGPEIDLSLSKKDVDIPLPEAKAKIELPNVAVKESEVEIKAPEIKIATKGSEGSPSKLKMPTFKLPKFGVGTPSATVEVPDRDRDVKIDGDDIKIPEEVLAVDIAAPSIGTEGPSIDIKTTGTEHEGKGSMFKLPSLGFSGPQIKRPDIDLDLSKIDVDVTLPEAKAGIKLPHVELKESSAKVEIKAPGSDVQTSNVEGSPSKLKMPTFTLPKESDGSISVSQAPMIEGDGKLRKTSWTLPRFSFSKTNVKAPEADVNLDVPKVDIASLEAKTDIQLPDIDTKESSGTSIEGAPTTDLDAKLKKPRFSLPKFSFSKQSSKESKDDVSLPDDVSLPKGNVEVKQPEVELKPPEGDVELEGQESKFKMPLFGFSMPKVKGPEIDLSLSKKDVDVKLPEAKAEVQLPNVKIKQQSATVEIKAPEIEAQTGNVEGSPSKLKMPTFTLPKFGGATPKVSVEVPDVDKDIQIDGATADVTAPSIDTKGLSVDVKAKGSETEGSGSKFKMPKFGISMPKVKGPEIDLSLSKKDVDVKLPEAKAEVQLPDVKIKQPSATVEIKAPEIEAQTGNVEGSPSKLKMPTFTLPKFGAATPKVSVEVPDVDKDIKIDGATVDVTGPSIDTKGLSVDVKAKGSETEGSGSKFKMPKFGISMPKVKGPEIDLSLSKKDVDVKLPEAKAEVQLPDVKIKQPSATVEIKAPEIEAQTGNVEGSPSKLKMPTFTLPKFGAATPKVSVEVPDVDKDIKIDGATVDVTAPSIDTEGRSVDVKAEGSELEGSRSKFKMPKFGISMPKVKGTELDLSLTKKDVDVTLPEAKAEIKLPNVEVKESEGAILIPDAPTVDVENKLKRPNWSFPKFSFSKTGGKAPDADVNLETPKVDVTSPEAKAEVQGLSGAISMEEPSAAELNENLKKKTFTLPRFSFSKSSVKEPEVSAELPDVDVSLPEREVIVKQPEIKMKAPELEAEHDGQESKFKLPKFGIALTKAKGPEQDVNASQKDVGITLPEVKAEVKLPETEVKESSASVEMKASESEAKSKGVGGSPLKFKMPTLKMPKFGVATYDVTAGVPDADKVAETDGAKLKEDVTVNIKGPSVDIKTDVSKEAITGSETLKTETESVDIGSPSKFKLPSFKMPKLSFSRPNPEDEHVPVDTECKEDQVEMEVEPKGLSKSAKVTLTSFGEILKNIDVEFDVPKTEENLETSKDVHETDKTSGKQLEAKEKETTTKSPERTGWFKFPKFGLSSPSEPAKISEKDTHKDEKTPVEGTVEEISPTFSVQSSDAFADISSAMTSEHVGLSLSSPTKVTVKYSEPNAATGLGEMHSNIITSTTRTELISVEPNLPEKITILSSGVSSSSEDTLRLESGKIHVITSNIQATPEAQRAKLLTAVQIQSAEGLPLESEANEAASWTVEDSQSSKKTVFERHLVRETSTERSESKETIVITKQITSMFDSSEPILGETASSIQRLRESVHSDKMRFFDGADK